A stretch of Synechococcus sp. WH 8020 DNA encodes these proteins:
- a CDS encoding NAD(P)H-quinone oxidoreductase subunit 4, protein MDANLPLTAASQAAFPWLSLIVLLPAAMALLMPLLPGDDSKPSSLPRNLAIGVLLVDLVLMLVVFSQHFDPSDSSLQLVERVSWVPSIGLEWSLGADGLSAPLVVLSGLVTLLSVAASWNVQHKTKLYFGLLLVQSSAQGLVFLSQDFLLFFLAWELELVPVYLLIAIWGGSNRQYAATKFILYTAVASLLILISGLALALSGDTFTLNLTELAGRSPGGTFGLLCYLGFLIGFGVKLPIFPLHTWLPDAHGEANAPVSMLLAGVLLKMGGYALLRFNVQMLPDAHFVLAPALIVLGIVNIIYGALNAFAQDNVKRRIACSSVSHMGFVLLGIGAVDALSLSGAMLQMISHGLIAAAMFFVTGCFYERTKTLSIPNMGGLAKVLPITFAFFLASSLASLALPGMSGFISEITIFLGITSQENFTTLFRVTTVAIAAIGLVLTPIYLLSMCRRVFFGPRIPALAFIDDMRPRELVIGLTLMVPTLVIGIWPRIAMDFYEAATDALASDLGTHSLVALTTLLPAG, encoded by the coding sequence ATGGACGCCAATTTGCCGTTGACGGCTGCGTCTCAGGCAGCGTTCCCCTGGCTCTCTCTGATCGTTTTGCTTCCTGCAGCGATGGCTTTGTTAATGCCATTGCTCCCGGGGGACGACTCGAAGCCATCATCTTTGCCGCGCAATCTGGCTATCGGCGTCCTTCTCGTGGACCTCGTGCTGATGCTGGTGGTCTTTAGCCAGCATTTCGACCCCAGCGACAGCAGTCTTCAGCTCGTTGAACGGGTGAGCTGGGTTCCATCGATCGGCCTGGAATGGTCGCTTGGCGCCGACGGCCTTTCAGCTCCCCTTGTGGTTCTAAGCGGACTAGTGACGCTTTTATCCGTTGCCGCCAGCTGGAACGTTCAACACAAAACCAAGCTGTATTTCGGTCTTCTGCTTGTTCAATCCTCTGCTCAGGGACTGGTCTTCCTCTCCCAGGATTTCCTGCTGTTCTTTCTTGCTTGGGAGCTGGAGCTCGTCCCTGTCTACCTCCTCATTGCGATCTGGGGCGGAAGCAATCGTCAATATGCAGCCACAAAATTCATCCTCTACACCGCTGTTGCATCCCTCCTGATTCTGATCAGCGGTCTGGCTCTAGCCCTTTCCGGCGATACCTTCACGCTCAACCTGACTGAGCTCGCTGGTCGATCTCCAGGCGGAACCTTTGGGTTGCTCTGTTATCTCGGCTTCCTGATCGGTTTTGGAGTGAAGTTGCCGATTTTTCCGCTTCACACCTGGCTCCCAGACGCTCACGGAGAGGCCAATGCGCCGGTGTCGATGCTGCTTGCGGGTGTGCTGTTGAAGATGGGCGGTTATGCCTTGCTGCGCTTCAACGTTCAGATGCTTCCCGATGCCCATTTTGTTCTTGCACCAGCACTGATCGTTCTTGGCATCGTCAACATCATTTATGGAGCGTTGAACGCTTTCGCTCAAGACAATGTGAAACGGCGGATCGCCTGCAGCTCAGTCAGCCATATGGGGTTTGTGTTGCTTGGCATCGGTGCTGTCGATGCCCTCAGCCTGAGTGGTGCCATGCTCCAAATGATCAGCCATGGACTGATCGCAGCAGCCATGTTCTTCGTGACAGGCTGTTTTTACGAACGCACCAAAACGCTGTCCATTCCCAACATGGGCGGACTCGCCAAAGTGCTGCCGATCACTTTTGCTTTCTTCCTAGCCAGCTCACTCGCCTCCCTTGCCCTTCCTGGCATGAGCGGATTCATCAGTGAAATCACCATCTTCCTGGGCATCACGAGTCAGGAAAATTTCACCACCTTGTTCCGCGTTACCACTGTTGCAATCGCAGCGATTGGGCTCGTACTGACCCCGATATATCTCCTTTCCATGTGCAGGCGCGTGTTCTTCGGCCCACGAATCCCTGCTTTGGCTTTCATCGATGACATGCGCCCTCGAGAATTAGTGATCGGTCTCACCTTGATGGTGCCAACTTTGGTTATTGGGATTTGGCCCCGTATCGCCATGGATTTCTACGAAGCAGCCACCGATGCTCTCGCCAGTGATCTCGGCACTCATAGCCTGGTGGCTCTCACGACCCTGCTGCCGGCGGGCTGA